The Clostridia bacterium sequence GCCATTATATTTAGAGGCGAGAACAAAATTAGAAGTGAAATGTCGCACAAGCAACTTCACGAAGAAGTTATTCGCTTAGCTATGTCGCTTAAAGAGCTTGGCGTAGGCAAGGGCGATACCGTAAGCGCATATATGCCTAACATTCCTCAAACCATAATCGCTATGCTTGCGACGACTTCTTTGGGCGCAATTTGGTGTTCGTGCGCAACTGATATAGGTACGCTTGCCGCTATTGATAGGCTTGGTCAAGTCAACCCTAAGGTCTTATTTACAGCTGACGGATATTATTATAAGGGCGTAAGTTTTGATTGTTTAAGCAAAGCTAACATTATAGCGCAAGGTATTCCTACCCTTAAAAAGGTTATTGTAGCTCACTATGCCGGCGACAACGATATTTCTAAGGTTGCAAACGCCATTTCTTATCAAGATTTTTTATCAAACGGCGATATTTCCACCTTTAAATATGAGCAAGTCGAGGCTAATACTCCTATGGTTACTATGTTTAGTTCTGGCACAACTGGCAAACCTAAGTGTATGGTTCAATCGGTAGCCGGTCTACTGATAAATCAACTTAAAGAACTTGTCTTGCATCACGACGTAAAACCAACGGATAGAATGCTCTACATAACTACGTGCAGTTGGATGATGTGGAATTGGCAAGCCGCAGCCTTAGGCGCAGGTTCGAGCATAGTTCTTTACGACGGCAACCCTAGTTACCCCGACACTAGCGCAATTTGGAAAATTCTTGAAGAAGAACAAGTAAGCATATTTGGTCTTTCGGCAAGCTATATCCATTCTTTACTCGCCGAAGGTTTTGTTCCTAAGGACGTTTGTGACTTATCGCATTTGCGTTGCATTTCTCAAACTGGTTCGGCGCTTTCGGACGAAGGTTTTAAATATGTTTATAGGGCTATTAAGAGCGACCTACACTTCAATTCTATTGCGGGTGGCACTGACATTAACGGTTGTTTTGCGTCGGGCAACCCTATTAGCCCGGTTTATTCTAACGAATTGCAAGCTCCCGGCTTAGGTATGAAGATTGAGTGTTTTGACGAACAAGGCAAACCTATACGTGACACGCAGGGCGAACTAGTTTGTCTTGCTCCAACGCCGTCTATGCCCATTTATTTTTATAACGACACTAATAATGAACGTTATCTTACTGCGTATTTTAAAGTTTACCCAAACATTTGGTATCACGGCGACTATGTAACTTTTAATTCGCAAACAGGTGGTATTACTTTTTATGGTAGAAGCGACAGCGTTCTTAAACCTTCGGGCGTTCGCATTGGCACGGCTGAAATATATAATCAAGTCGAAAAAATTACCTCAGTTAAAGACAGCCTTGCAATAGGGCAAAACTATCACGACGACCAAAGGGTGCTATTATTTGTTCAACTCAAAGAAGGTTACGTTTTAGACG is a genomic window containing:
- a CDS encoding acetoacetate--CoA ligase; translated protein: MQTLLYTPSEKVIKSTKMYDFMRYVNQKLSLPATINGVAMVELTDYKTLYKWSVENIEQFWDMLWKYLDIISTPYSKVVDDLHKFPGANWFIGAKLNYAENILRFSHSSSPAIIFRGENKIRSEMSHKQLHEEVIRLAMSLKELGVGKGDTVSAYMPNIPQTIIAMLATTSLGAIWCSCATDIGTLAAIDRLGQVNPKVLFTADGYYYKGVSFDCLSKANIIAQGIPTLKKVIVAHYAGDNDISKVANAISYQDFLSNGDISTFKYEQVEANTPMVTMFSSGTTGKPKCMVQSVAGLLINQLKELVLHHDVKPTDRMLYITTCSWMMWNWQAAALGAGSSIVLYDGNPSYPDTSAIWKILEEEQVSIFGLSASYIHSLLAEGFVPKDVCDLSHLRCISQTGSALSDEGFKYVYRAIKSDLHFNSIAGGTDINGCFASGNPISPVYSNELQAPGLGMKIECFDEQGKPIRDTQGELVCLAPTPSMPIYFYNDTNNERYLTAYFKVYPNIWYHGDYVTFNSQTGGITFYGRSDSVLKPSGVRIGTAEIYNQVEKITSVKDSLAIGQNYHDDQRVLLFVQLKEGYVLDDALIKEIKTTLRKNASPRHVPALIIAVPDIPKTLNGKKVESAVTNIVNCRKVTNRDALANPESLDFFTQILPELQK